The region ATAGTTGTTAGGTGAACTGCAATCTATATGTCACTTTGTAGTATAACTTCGCTATTAAACGGTGCTGCTTCCTCACTATAATTATTATGGATAACCTTTTGATTTTAAATTAAAGATATGTATGCCTAACTATCGAAGCCCGGCACTCCAAAAGCTCCTCTTATGAAGAACTAAATTCCGTTATTTATTCAAAGAAGTGGAATTTAGTATTTCGCTCAAGGCATTAATAATATGAAATTTTACGCCTGATTGGTAATGCCTATGTTATTTGCTTTCGGATTCAATTCAGCGGATATGAATTGCATGGCAAGCCTCTTTTACAGTCCGATATTCAATATTCAACGCTGATTTTTGGGATAGGATCAAAGCCATGGTTTTTCCTTAAAAAGTGGAGACTTCGCAATAACGCCGGCTTCCCTGATTGACTTTATTACGTTAATATGTCAGTTGCTCCTGGGGCAATAAGATTTATGTAGACTTTTAGCGCCTACGGTATTGACATAGGCGTATATGTGGAATAATGTGAAGAATAAGCAATGAAAAAGAAAAGTGTGGAGCGAATTATTTATAATCAGTTGCAGTTATTATGAAAGGAATAAATCCGGCCAGCCGTAGGAAATAGGTTGATTGGATTATGCGTGGGATATGAGTGTTACGATAGAAAATATCATGAATTTGCCTGCGTTGAAGGGCGCAAAAATTGTGGCCGGTAAAAATGGACTGTCCAGGATCATTTTATCGGTCACCGTTCTAGAATGCAACAATCTTGATCTTTTAAGAAATGAGTGTATGTCAAATCCAAGATGCTATGGAAGCGAAATCGTTATAACTGGATTTATTGCATTCAGAAACAATGTTGAAGCACAGTGCAAATCAATAAGAAAATTAGCCGAAGACGGAGAATCGGCGCTAATTATTTATTATGTAGGATGTATAATACCATATTTGGACAAAAGGGTGATAGATACGGCAAATGAACTGGATATTACTTTGATTGTGATGCCGGAAAATAAAATTGAACTAAGATACAGCGACGCTATAGACGAGATAATGGAAGTTATCATCCGTGATCGTCTCAACGATAATTACTTTGTGTCAGAGGTAATGGAAATGATATCCCGCCTCAGCAGTAATCGGAGAAATGTGAATGCAGTATTGGATATGATTAGAGACAGAATTCATTGCTCCTTATTCATTGTTGATAGTTTTCTCAGGGTCTTGAATGAGTCCGAATGGCCAAGAGACAGAGGCCTTCCTGTAGATATCATTCTGGCGCAATTTGGGAAGCAGTTCGCGAATGATTACAGTTTAGAGACCTTAGAGATTGAAGGGAATAGGTATTGGGGAACGCATACTCTTGTGGACGAAGACAATGGTGTCAGGCTGTACCTTTGTATTGTGAAGGAAACAGAAGACCTCGGTATGGATTTATGTAAACAGGCAACTGAGGTGTTGCAAACATATTTTCGTTTATGGACAGAAAATCATGGGACGATAGAAGCTAAACAGTTGATAAAGTCGATTTTGCAGGATGAAACTCCAGCGATGAAAAGAATCGCAAGTATTTTACGGATTGAGATCAGTGCTTTTTCGGAAATGATGATCGTTTCGCTCGCAGAGGATGACAGCAAAACAATTTCTTTTAAAAAAATTGAAAACGCGAAGAGTATTATCGAAGGTTTCCTTAAAAACTACGTAAAACCCAATAAATATATATGCGATATTTATGAAAGGGATCTGATTATTTTCACAGAAGCACTAAGCAATGAAGCGAAGGATTTATTGCCGGAGCTGCGTCAGGAATTGCAAAGCGACGGAACGGGAATCGATATGACCATCTTTGAAACTCTTACAAATGCCAAGAAAGCAAAGGAAACGTACAAAAAATATCAGGTATATAAATCATATGCGACTGCCATTTATCCGAAAAAATACTTTTTAACAAGTGCAGATATCAACATAGCTAAATACTGTAAGGAAATATATGATAGTGGCGGAGATGAATTAGCAGAAAGAAAAGAGATGTTGTGTTCAATGTACCAAAACGAAAAAGATAAAGAACTGCTAGACACTTTGGCGGTATATTTGTTGGACGCGGAGGGAAACGCTTCTAAAACAGCAGATTATATTTTTGTCCATAAAAATACTGTAAAGTATAGAATTAAGGTTATTGAAAAAATAATCGGACATGAAATTGGTAAAATGCCGGAATCATACGAACTGTATATTGCATCAGCCTTAGTACGGATTGAAAAATATTTGAATCCGTAAGCTCGCCAAATAGAAGAGCACTGTTTTGTTCTTAAAAACAAAACAGTGCTCTTCTATTTGGCTTTTTGACTGTATACTGCGTAATCTCACAATGATAAAATAAAAAAAAGAGAATTACCGCAATATTTTAACAAGGAGGGTATCATGAGAAAACTTTATAAAAAAGACATGCGATTAGTTCAAATTCGTATTGAAAGGAAGGGAGAGCGTTTTGAAAATTTATAATCTGATTCCTGTTACTGCGGAGGGCGTTCTGACAACGGAGCTTACAGATTGCATAGGCAAGTACCTCAATAAGGATACGGAACTTGTCAGCGGTCAGATTTCCGAAGGGCCTGTGACCATAGAAAGCGAATACGAGGATGCAATCGCGGCACCTTTCGTGCTGGAGTTATGCAAAAAAGCGGAAAAAGAGGGATGTGACGCTATCTTTATCAATTGTTTCGCCGATCCGGGAGTGCGCGCAGCCCGTGAAATTGTAAACATTCCTGTATTTGGAGGCTTTGAACCGGCCATGCACATTGCCCTGGGTCTTGGAGACAAAATAGGAATCGTAACGGTGCTGAAGAATATTGTGCCTCTTATTAGAGGAAATGTGGCAAAAATGCATCTGGAGCATCGGGTAAGCGGTGTGCGGAGTATAGACATACCTGTATTGGGACTGGCAAACCATGAAAAAATGTGTGATGCGTTGTACCAGGAATGCAGGAAGGCCATAGAGCTTGAAGGGGCAGAAGCTATAGTCCTGGGCTGTACAGGGATGATCGGCGTATCTGAAACGGTCGGCAGAAAGTTGAACGAAGCAGGATATGATGTACCGATTGTCGAAGCGGGGCAGGCGGCGCTGACACTGCTGGAGCTATACGCCAAAATGGGCTTCAGGCAGAGCAGACAAACATATATGGCTCCGCCTCAAAAGTGACATCACAAAGAAGACAGAAAAACAGTTATCTTAAGGAAGTTTTGAAAAGGAGGAAAAGATTATGTCAACTATTCTTAGACGTTCTGACATGGAAGAAATTTTATATGGAGCAACATTCTTAGGCGCGGGTGGTGGCGGCCCTCTGAAAATGGGTATTACTAAACTTGA is a window of Peptostreptococcaceae bacterium DNA encoding:
- a CDS encoding PucR family transcriptional regulator ligand-binding domain-containing protein, coding for MDYAWDMSVTIENIMNLPALKGAKIVAGKNGLSRIILSVTVLECNNLDLLRNECMSNPRCYGSEIVITGFIAFRNNVEAQCKSIRKLAEDGESALIIYYVGCIIPYLDKRVIDTANELDITLIVMPENKIELRYSDAIDEIMEVIIRDRLNDNYFVSEVMEMISRLSSNRRNVNAVLDMIRDRIHCSLFIVDSFLRVLNESEWPRDRGLPVDIILAQFGKQFANDYSLETLEIEGNRYWGTHTLVDEDNGVRLYLCIVKETEDLGMDLCKQATEVLQTYFRLWTENHGTIEAKQLIKSILQDETPAMKRIASILRIEISAFSEMMIVSLAEDDSKTISFKKIENAKSIIEGFLKNYVKPNKYICDIYERDLIIFTEALSNEAKDLLPELRQELQSDGTGIDMTIFETLTNAKKAKETYKKYQVYKSYATAIYPKKYFLTSADINIAKYCKEIYDSGGDELAERKEMLCSMYQNEKDKELLDTLAVYLLDAEGNASKTADYIFVHKNTVKYRIKVIEKIIGHEIGKMPESYELYIASALVRIEKYLNP
- a CDS encoding aspartate/glutamate racemase family protein, yielding MKIYNLIPVTAEGVLTTELTDCIGKYLNKDTELVSGQISEGPVTIESEYEDAIAAPFVLELCKKAEKEGCDAIFINCFADPGVRAAREIVNIPVFGGFEPAMHIALGLGDKIGIVTVLKNIVPLIRGNVAKMHLEHRVSGVRSIDIPVLGLANHEKMCDALYQECRKAIELEGAEAIVLGCTGMIGVSETVGRKLNEAGYDVPIVEAGQAALTLLELYAKMGFRQSRQTYMAPPQK